The following proteins are encoded in a genomic region of Glycine max cultivar Williams 82 chromosome 18, Glycine_max_v4.0, whole genome shotgun sequence:
- the LOC100781128 gene encoding peptidyl-prolyl cis-trans isomerase FKBP62: MEEDFDIPGGEEMDLGEDEVGEEREIGSGGLKKKLLKEGQGWETPEVGDEVQVHYTGTLLDGTKFDSSRDRDSPFSFTLGQGQVIKGWDEGIKTMKKGENAIFTIPPELAYGESGSPPTIPPNATLQFDVELLSWTSVKDICKDGGIFKKIITEGEKWENPKDPDEVLVKYEVHLENGKLLAKSDGEEFTVREGHYCPALSKAVKTMKKGEKVLLTVKPQYGFGEKGKPEQGDEGAVPPNATLQITLELVSWKTVSEVTDDKKVIKKILKEGEGYERPNEGAIVKVKLIGKLQDGTAFLKKGHDEEEKLFEFKTDEEQVVDGLDRAVLTMKKGEVALLTIAPDYAFGTSESQQELAVVPPNSTVYFEVELVSFEKEKESWDLNTEEKLEAAGKKKEEGNVLFKASKYARASKRYEKAVKYIEYDSSFGEEEKKQAKTLKVACNLNNAACKLKLKDYKEAEKLCTKVLDLESTNVKALYRRAQAHMQLTNLDLAELDIKKALDIDPNNRDVKLEYRTLKEKVKENNRKEAQFYGNMINKMTKIGS, encoded by the exons ATGGAAGAAGACTTCGACATCCCCGGCGGCGAGGAAATGGATCTCGGCGAAGACGAGGTCGGCGAGGAGAGGGAGATCGGCTCTGGCGGCCTCAAGAAGAAGCTCCTCAAGGAAGGTCAAGGCTGGGAAACCCCCGAAGTCGGTGACGAAGTCCAAG TTCATTACACGGGGACTTTGCTCGACGGGACTAAGTTCGATTCGAGCCGCGACAGGGATTCTCCCTTCAGCTTCACGCTCGGACAAG GGCAAGTAATTAAAGGATGGGATGAAGGTATTAAAACCATGAAGAAAGGTGAAAATGCTATTTTCACCATCCCTCCCGAGCTAGCTTATGGTGAATCTGGTTCCCCTCCTACTATTCCTCCTAATGCTACACTCCAATTTGATGTTGAGCTGCTGTCATGGACTAGTGTAAAGGACATATGCAAGGATGGCGGTATATTTAAGAAGATAATTACTGAGGGGGAGAAATGGGAGAACCCTAAGGATCCTGATGAAGTATTGG TTAAGTATGAAGTTCATCTAGAAAATGGAAAGCTTTTAGCAAAGTCTGATGGGGAGGAGTTCACAGTCAGAGAGG GTCATTATTGTCCTGCATTGTCAAAGGCTGTTAAAACCATGAAGAAGGGAGAGAAAGTGCTTTTGACAGTTAAGCCACAAT ATGGATTTGGTGAGAAGGGGAAGCCAGAACAAGGGGATGAAGGTGCAGTTCCACCAAATGCAACATTGCAGATTACTCTTGAATTAGTTTCATGGAAAACTGTTTCAGAAGTAACTGATGACAAGAAGGTCATAAAGAAGATCCTCAAGGAAGGGGAAGGATATGAGCGTCCAAATGAGGGGGCCATTGTTAAAG TGAAACTAATTGGTAAGCTACAAGATGGTACCGCTTTTTTGAAAAAGGGCCATGATGAAGAAGAGAAGCTGTTTGAATTCAAAACAGATGAGG AACAAGTTGTTGATGGACTTGATAGAGCTGTATTGACTATGAAGAAGGGTGAGGTTGCGTTGTTGACCATTGCACCTGATTATGCTTTCGGTACATCAGAGTCCCAACAGGAGTTGGCTGTAGTTCCTCCTAACTCAACCGTGTATTTTGAAGTTGAGCTAGTGTCATTTGAGAAA GAGAAGGAGTCCTGGGATCTGAACACTGAAGAGAAACTTGAAGCTGCTggtaagaagaaagaagagggaaATGTCTTGTTTAAAGCTAGTAAATATGCAAGAGCTTCCAAAAGATATGAAAAG GCCGTGAAGTACATAGAATATGATTCCTCCTTTGGTGAGGAGGAGAAAAAGCAGGCCAAGACCTTGAAGGTTGCCTGCAATCTGAACAATGCTGCTTGCAAGTTGAAGTTAAAAGACTACAAAGAAGCAGAGAAATTGTGTACTAAG gtgttggaccttgagaGTACAAATGTGAAAGCCCTCTATAGAAGGGCCCAAGCACATATGCAGTTGACTAACTTGGATTTGGCTGAACTTGACATTAAGAAAGCTCTTGACATTGACCCTAACAACAG GGATGTCAAATTGGAGTACAGGACTTTGAAGGAAAAGGTGAAAGAGAATAATAGAAAGGAGGCGCAATTTTATGGAAATATGATCAACAAGATGACAAAGATTGGTTCCTGA